A window of the Gammaproteobacteria bacterium genome harbors these coding sequences:
- a CDS encoding ferredoxin family protein gives MTFVVTENCIKCKYTDCVEVCPVDCFHEGPNFLVIDPEECIDCSLCEPECPIEAIVPEDAIEEDQHHLLALNAELSQEWPVITVKKDPPPDADEWRGKPDKLKLLER, from the coding sequence ATGACTTTTGTAGTGACAGAAAACTGCATCAAGTGCAAATACACCGACTGCGTTGAAGTCTGCCCGGTGGACTGCTTCCACGAAGGCCCCAACTTCCTGGTCATTGACCCGGAAGAGTGCATTGACTGCTCGCTGTGCGAACCGGAATGCCCGATCGAGGCGATTGTTCCGGAAGACGCCATCGAGGAAGACCAGCACCACCTGCTTGCACTCAACGCCGAATTGTCGCAGGAGTGGCCGGTCATCACCGTCAAGAAAGACCCGCCGCCCGACGCCGACGAATGGCGCGGCAAGCCGGACAAACTGAAACTGCTCGAACGCTGA
- the gmk gene encoding guanylate kinase codes for MNARRGRLFVVSAPSGAGKTSLLAHLLDGGGRLKLSVSHTTRPGRKGEVDGRDYHFVDAATFARMARDGDFLEHARVYDYDYGTSRRFVESELARGYDIVLEIDWQGARQVMSRMKEGVSVFILPPSERALRERLTRRNLDTRQVIERRMEEAMREMSHCNEFDHIVVNDDFDRACGDLRRILDGREPDAGAHARLGRTLQSLGLEAPRR; via the coding sequence ATGAACGCGCGCCGTGGCCGCCTGTTTGTCGTCTCCGCGCCTTCGGGCGCCGGCAAGACCAGCCTGCTGGCGCATCTGCTGGACGGCGGCGGGCGCCTGAAACTGTCGGTTTCGCACACGACGAGGCCGGGGCGCAAGGGCGAGGTGGACGGGCGCGATTATCATTTTGTGGACGCCGCCACTTTTGCGCGGATGGCGCGCGACGGCGACTTTCTTGAGCACGCCAGGGTGTATGATTACGACTACGGCACTTCCCGCCGGTTTGTCGAGAGCGAACTTGCGCGCGGATATGATATTGTACTGGAGATAGACTGGCAGGGCGCGAGGCAGGTGATGAGCCGCATGAAAGAAGGCGTCTCGGTTTTTATCCTGCCGCCGTCGGAGCGCGCCTTGCGCGAACGGCTGACACGCCGCAACCTCGACACCCGGCAGGTCATCGAGCGGCGCATGGAGGAGGCAATGAGGGAAATGAGTCACTGCAACGAGTTTGACCACATCGTCGTCAACGACGACTTCGACCGCGCCTGCGGCGACCTGCGGCGCATTCTCGACGGGCGCGAACCGGACGCCGGCGCGCACGCGCGTCTCGGGCGCACGCTGCAATCACTGGGGCTGGAGGCGCCGCGCCGATGA
- a CDS encoding Fe-S cluster assembly protein HesB: MTPDRDEVIRVTPSAAAQIRKSAEQGNVRDWPLRIAVQRLEDDSFHYMMGFDAAVHEDDLSFTSGDVSLIVSSEMLRLLKDMTLDYVELEEGRFHFIFLNPNDPAWVPPAETQ, from the coding sequence ATGACGCCGGACAGGGACGAAGTCATCCGCGTTACGCCGTCCGCCGCCGCGCAAATCAGGAAATCGGCGGAGCAGGGCAATGTGCGCGACTGGCCGCTGCGAATCGCCGTGCAGCGCCTGGAAGACGACAGTTTTCACTATATGATGGGCTTTGACGCCGCCGTTCACGAGGACGACCTGTCGTTCACAAGCGGCGATGTGTCGCTGATTGTGTCGAGCGAGATGCTGAGGCTTTTGAAGGACATGACACTGGATTATGTGGAACTGGAAGAGGGGCGGTTCCACTTTATTTTCCTGAATCCGAACGACCCGGCCTGGGTGCCCCCGGCTGAAACGCAATAG
- a CDS encoding histidine kinase produces MKTMSSVLQESAARFARKPGARAFFGRLAGARSCRRIVAAFAALAASLAALLAAQLQPGYFPAGAAAWLWLPVVVCLAATAWYLHLDLIEPSRHLHAWLQRVHAGDLAARLPQLGGSSFAGLCDDLNTFCNMLEAQSRDTESQLQRHAGHLTEKTRSLALLYRFAASLTGSHNLDELLAQVLAGLEDIYGIDAVVIRLRLADGGMQLLASSGLPPDSPQLVKRLDGGSEWLQTSEAGRRVVVPMQYHGETLGACILHLDAETFANRAHLRDLFAGISRHLGMAIEKMRLDRERERLSIVEERTHLAHELHDSLAQTIAGLRFQIGALAQTLDGGAEPVRRVLAQMENSIDEANLEVRELVRHFRAPVEKGSLLQSVRKVVERFRYDNPGVKVFFQEEWPGVVLPDQHELNILRIVQEALMNVRKHSRADFVRILMRGRNGHYRVLIEDNGVGAAARPAADGGEHVGLEVMRERARRIGGELDVNSEPGEGMRVAATFDYPGGAG; encoded by the coding sequence ATGAAAACGATGTCGAGTGTTTTGCAGGAATCGGCGGCGCGGTTCGCGCGCAAGCCGGGCGCGCGCGCCTTCTTCGGGCGGCTGGCCGGCGCGCGTTCGTGCCGCCGCATCGTCGCCGCTTTCGCGGCGCTGGCGGCGTCGCTGGCCGCGCTGCTGGCGGCGCAGTTGCAGCCCGGTTACTTTCCGGCGGGCGCCGCGGCGTGGCTGTGGCTGCCGGTGGTTGTTTGTCTGGCGGCGACGGCGTGGTATCTGCACCTTGACCTGATTGAGCCGTCGCGCCATCTGCACGCCTGGCTGCAACGGGTGCACGCCGGGGATCTGGCGGCGCGGCTGCCGCAACTCGGCGGCAGCAGTTTTGCCGGCCTGTGCGACGACCTCAACACCTTCTGCAACATGCTGGAGGCGCAGTCGCGCGACACCGAAAGCCAGTTGCAACGCCACGCCGGGCACCTGACCGAGAAGACGCGCTCGCTGGCGCTGCTCTACCGCTTCGCCGCGAGCCTTACCGGGTCGCACAATCTTGACGAACTGCTGGCGCAGGTGCTGGCCGGGCTTGAGGATATCTACGGCATTGACGCCGTCGTCATCCGGCTGCGCCTGGCCGACGGCGGCATGCAGTTGCTGGCGAGTTCCGGCCTGCCGCCGGACAGCCCGCAACTCGTCAAGCGCCTTGACGGCGGCAGCGAGTGGCTGCAAACATCGGAGGCCGGGCGCCGGGTGGTGGTGCCGATGCAATACCACGGCGAGACGCTCGGCGCGTGCATTCTGCACCTTGACGCCGAAACCTTCGCCAACCGCGCGCATCTGCGCGACCTGTTCGCCGGCATCAGCCGCCACTTGGGGATGGCCATTGAGAAGATGCGCCTTGACCGCGAGCGCGAGCGGCTGTCCATCGTCGAGGAGCGCACCCACCTCGCCCACGAACTGCACGATTCGCTGGCGCAGACGATTGCCGGCCTGCGTTTTCAGATTGGCGCGCTGGCGCAGACGCTGGACGGCGGCGCTGAACCCGTGCGCCGGGTGCTGGCGCAGATGGAGAATTCGATAGACGAGGCCAATCTGGAGGTGCGCGAGTTGGTGCGCCATTTTCGCGCGCCGGTCGAGAAGGGCAGTTTGCTTCAGTCGGTGCGCAAGGTTGTCGAGCGTTTTCGCTACGACAACCCCGGCGTCAAGGTGTTCTTTCAGGAGGAGTGGCCGGGCGTTGTGCTGCCGGACCAGCACGAACTGAACATCCTGCGCATTGTGCAGGAGGCGCTGATGAATGTCCGCAAGCACAGCCGCGCCGATTTTGTCCGGATTCTGATGCGCGGGCGCAACGGCCATTACCGCGTGCTGATCGAGGACAACGGCGTCGGCGCCGCCGCCCGCCCGGCGGCGGACGGCGGCGAGCATGTCGGCCTTGAGGTGATGCGCGAGCGCGCGCGGCGCATCGGCGGCGAACTGGATGTCAACAGCGAGCCGGGGGAGGGCATGCGCGTTGCGGCCACCTTTGACTATCCGGGGGGCGCGGGATAA
- a CDS encoding response regulator transcription factor, with protein MPDLSVVIIDDHKLFRDGLEALLTQRGIQVAASLGEGLRGIELAQKERPDVLLVDVRMPDVDGIEILEMLQEQDFSSAVVMLTTSEDPADLAGAMMRGAKGYLMKDIAPDDLVAALHSVVEGETVVAPSLREAYEKLDMKKLPPLRCGELVSKLTPREREVLALLVEGQSNKLIASALDISAGTVKLHVNTILRKLGVHSRVEAAMIEVERGIRKGR; from the coding sequence ATGCCGGACTTGTCCGTCGTCATCATTGACGACCACAAACTGTTCCGCGACGGCCTCGAGGCGCTGCTGACGCAGCGCGGCATCCAGGTCGCGGCGTCGCTCGGCGAGGGCCTGCGCGGCATTGAACTGGCGCAGAAGGAGCGGCCCGATGTGCTGCTGGTGGATGTTCGCATGCCCGATGTGGACGGCATTGAAATACTCGAGATGCTGCAAGAACAGGATTTCTCCAGCGCCGTCGTCATGCTGACCACCAGCGAGGACCCCGCCGACCTGGCCGGCGCGATGATGCGCGGCGCGAAGGGCTACTTGATGAAGGACATCGCGCCCGACGACCTGGTGGCGGCGCTGCACAGCGTGGTGGAGGGCGAGACCGTCGTCGCGCCGTCGCTGCGCGAGGCATATGAGAAACTCGACATGAAAAAACTGCCGCCGCTGCGCTGCGGCGAACTGGTCAGCAAATTGACGCCGCGCGAGCGCGAGGTGCTGGCGCTGCTGGTCGAGGGGCAGAGCAACAAGTTGATCGCCTCCGCCCTGGATATTTCCGCCGGCACCGTCAAACTGCATGTCAACACCATTTTGCGGAAACTCGGCGTGCATTCGCGTGTCGAGGCCGCGATGATTGAGGTTGAACGCGGCATCCGCAAGGGGCGCTGA
- a CDS encoding glycosyltransferase family 10 — protein sequence MKRSVKINFKGFWGLRLEESPFYKLLSKRFDLEISDNPDFLIYTDGYLEKRKYQDCVRIFYTGENTRPDFYDCDYAFTFDLAMTRRHYRLPLYRFYGDYDRLKQPKDPERILAQKSGFCYFLYSHITPEREDFFNRMLAYKMVDSGGRFLNTLGHLVPKDSAQEADFRRRYKFAIVFENSCHPGYTTEKIYHAMIDNVVPIYWGNPRIAHDFNPKSFINCHEYDDFSQVVDKVIEMDNDDDLYKSCLAQPWLNDGRGLDYLSDDSLLARFEEIFSNPEPIRYRRAPPLTALPLSVRFSRAVHDKLRPNPMFAPMLLRLIRWRNRW from the coding sequence ATGAAACGCAGCGTCAAGATTAATTTCAAGGGTTTCTGGGGCCTGCGCCTGGAAGAAAGCCCTTTCTACAAACTGCTTTCAAAGCGTTTTGACCTGGAGATTTCCGACAACCCGGATTTTCTGATTTACACCGACGGCTATCTGGAGAAGAGGAAATACCAGGACTGCGTCCGCATTTTCTACACCGGCGAGAACACCAGGCCGGATTTTTACGACTGCGATTACGCCTTCACTTTCGACCTGGCGATGACCCGCAGGCACTACCGCCTGCCGCTGTACCGGTTTTACGGCGACTATGACCGGCTGAAGCAACCGAAGGACCCGGAGCGCATTCTCGCGCAGAAAAGCGGGTTCTGCTATTTTCTGTATTCCCACATAACGCCGGAGAGGGAGGATTTTTTCAACCGCATGCTGGCCTACAAGATGGTGGACTCCGGCGGCAGGTTTCTGAACACGCTGGGCCATCTTGTGCCCAAGGATTCGGCGCAGGAGGCGGACTTCAGGCGGCGCTACAAATTCGCCATCGTCTTCGAGAACTCCTGCCACCCGGGCTACACGACGGAAAAGATTTATCATGCGATGATTGACAATGTCGTGCCGATTTACTGGGGCAATCCGCGGATTGCGCACGACTTCAACCCGAAGTCGTTCATCAACTGCCACGAGTACGACGACTTCAGCCAGGTTGTTGACAAGGTCATCGAGATGGACAACGACGACGATTTGTACAAATCCTGTCTCGCGCAACCCTGGCTGAACGACGGCCGCGGCCTGGACTACCTGTCGGACGACAGTCTGCTGGCGCGCTTTGAGGAGATTTTTTCCAACCCGGAGCCGATACGCTACCGCCGGGCGCCGCCGCTGACCGCCCTTCCGCTGTCGGTCCGTTTCAGCCGGGCGGTTCACGACAAACTGAGGCCGAACCCGATGTTTGCGCCGATGCTGCTGAGGCTGATTCGGTGGCGCAACCGCTGGTGA
- a CDS encoding S24 family peptidase produces MSAKEHGQEHLQPLDDAGCAASEPYALRVLGDSMAPEFPDGSIIVIEPGGAFESGSYVIAQAGGEYIFRQFIVENGRHLLKPLNPGYESIAIAGTGAIKGVVVQRAGARRGDRKHYAGGRG; encoded by the coding sequence ATGAGCGCAAAAGAACACGGGCAGGAACACCTGCAACCGCTCGACGATGCCGGCTGCGCCGCGAGCGAACCTTACGCGCTGCGCGTGCTGGGCGACAGCATGGCGCCCGAATTCCCGGACGGCTCCATCATCGTCATTGAACCCGGCGGCGCGTTTGAAAGCGGCTCATATGTCATCGCGCAGGCCGGCGGCGAATACATCTTCCGGCAGTTCATCGTCGAAAACGGGCGGCATCTGCTGAAACCGCTGAACCCCGGCTACGAAAGCATCGCCATCGCCGGCACCGGCGCAATCAAGGGCGTTGTCGTGCAGCGCGCCGGCGCGCGGCGCGGCGACCGCAAACACTACGCCGGCGGGCGCGGCTGA
- a CDS encoding anthranilate phosphoribosyltransferase, whose translation METKENHDAHLILRRCIQKVATGPEYSKDLAFEEARAAMKSILENGADPVQAAVLLIALRMKRETQEENRGVLQAIRESADAVTAPVEQVVDIADPYDGFLRSLPVAPFLPAVLAACGVPAFSHGMERVGPKYGATHHTVLRAAGADVGLSAQQAAAQLQDAGWAYVDQSRFCPALHDLAALRTRIVKRPLLTTVEVLSGPIRGRRSTHLITGYVHKAYPPVYLDLAQFAGFDSAAVVRGSEGGITPSLKQPARLHEVRGDGEAQMRELDPLAIGIRQTSRGVPLPDDLPPAAECGDEIAAEVDVGALSQNAAAAGLEALHGAPGAARDCLIYGGAIVLTHLQKHASMKDAAAAAAARLDDGEALRRFQAALG comes from the coding sequence ATGGAAACGAAAGAAAACCATGACGCGCACCTGATTCTGCGCCGCTGCATCCAGAAAGTCGCGACCGGCCCGGAATACAGCAAAGACCTCGCGTTTGAGGAGGCCCGCGCGGCGATGAAGTCCATCCTGGAAAACGGCGCCGACCCGGTGCAGGCCGCGGTTCTGCTGATTGCGCTGCGGATGAAGCGCGAAACCCAGGAAGAAAACCGCGGCGTGTTGCAGGCGATACGCGAAAGCGCCGACGCCGTCACCGCGCCCGTCGAGCAGGTCGTGGACATCGCCGACCCCTACGACGGCTTTCTGCGCAGCCTGCCGGTCGCGCCTTTCCTGCCGGCGGTGCTGGCGGCGTGCGGCGTGCCGGCGTTCAGCCACGGCATGGAGCGCGTCGGCCCGAAATACGGCGCCACCCACCACACGGTGCTGCGCGCCGCCGGCGCCGATGTCGGACTGTCGGCGCAGCAGGCGGCGGCGCAACTGCAAGACGCCGGCTGGGCCTATGTGGATCAAAGTCGCTTCTGCCCGGCGCTGCACGACCTGGCGGCGCTGCGCACGCGCATCGTCAAGCGCCCGCTGCTGACCACCGTCGAGGTGCTGAGCGGCCCGATACGCGGGCGCCGCAGCACCCACCTGATCACCGGCTATGTGCACAAGGCCTACCCGCCGGTTTATCTCGACCTGGCGCAATTCGCCGGTTTTGATTCCGCCGCCGTCGTGCGCGGCAGCGAGGGCGGCATCACGCCGTCGCTGAAACAACCGGCCAGACTGCACGAAGTCCGCGGCGACGGCGAGGCGCAAATGCGCGAACTCGACCCGCTCGCCATCGGCATCCGGCAAACATCGCGCGGCGTGCCGCTGCCCGACGACTTGCCGCCGGCGGCGGAATGCGGCGATGAAATCGCCGCCGAAGTGGATGTCGGGGCGCTGTCGCAAAACGCCGCCGCCGCCGGCCTTGAGGCGCTGCACGGCGCGCCGGGCGCCGCGCGCGACTGCCTGATTTACGGCGGCGCCATCGTGCTGACCCACCTGCAAAAGCATGCCTCAATGAAAGACGCCGCCGCCGCCGCCGCCGCGCGGCTGGACGACGGCGAGGCGCTGAGGCGTTTTCAGGCGGCCCTCGGCTGA
- a CDS encoding inositol monophosphatase family protein, producing the protein MKAYLNTAAKAALDAGRIVMRRAGRLHEIKTRDKGRNDPVSNVDLECEREIVGQLRRAFPDHAILSEESADDGADDGAGNKAGGDEWQWVIDPLDGTINFIHGFPHCAVSIALLHHGAPVVGAIFDPFKNELFLACQGEGATLNQRKIRASERKHLDDALIGTGFPYRDDQNLDAYLQTFRNIAGETAGIRRAGAAALDLAYVACARLDGFWEFGLRPWDIAAGIVIVREAGGLVGEPDGGEDCLKSGNVLAAGTALFKTMSERLR; encoded by the coding sequence CTGAAGGCCTATCTGAACACCGCCGCGAAGGCGGCGCTGGACGCGGGGCGGATTGTCATGCGCCGCGCCGGGCGCCTGCACGAGATCAAAACCCGCGACAAGGGGCGCAACGACCCGGTCAGCAATGTGGACCTGGAATGCGAGCGCGAAATCGTCGGCCAGTTGCGCCGCGCGTTTCCGGACCACGCCATCCTGTCCGAGGAAAGTGCAGATGACGGGGCCGATGACGGCGCCGGCAACAAGGCCGGCGGCGACGAATGGCAGTGGGTGATTGACCCCCTCGACGGCACCATCAACTTCATCCACGGCTTTCCCCATTGCGCCGTTTCCATCGCGCTGCTGCACCACGGCGCGCCGGTTGTCGGCGCCATCTTCGACCCGTTCAAGAATGAACTGTTCCTGGCCTGCCAGGGCGAAGGCGCGACGCTGAACCAGCGCAAAATCCGCGCCTCAGAGCGCAAGCACCTGGACGACGCGCTCATCGGCACCGGCTTTCCGTACCGCGACGACCAGAACCTTGACGCCTACCTGCAAACCTTCCGCAATATCGCCGGCGAAACCGCCGGCATCCGCCGCGCCGGGGCGGCGGCGCTCGACCTGGCCTATGTCGCCTGCGCGCGGCTCGACGGCTTCTGGGAATTCGGCCTCAGGCCGTGGGACATCGCCGCCGGCATCGTCATCGTGCGCGAGGCCGGCGGCCTGGTCGGCGAGCCGGACGGCGGCGAAGACTGCCTGAAGTCCGGCAATGTGCTCGCCGCCGGCACCGCGCTGTTCAAGACAATGTCGGAGCGACTGCGATAA
- a CDS encoding glycosyltransferase family A protein, with translation MTRTAVIIPVFNRAGLIGRALDHVGAQTQPPDRLIVVDDASDDGTPDAVRQWQQREQRPFETQLLVQETNRGAPTARNRGLAQIARSGNNRGGDCEFVYFLDSDDFPPPDFLEKTAAALAASPRAVAASTDRLMHYELKTPDGVRHVEELIHQNELAANPWQWFFTEGAGVASCTLFRAEPVRELGGFSGTLPTGHDSELFTRLANLGEWLHVPHCAVTFTGGDAHDKLYRRHKDYLRSWACIREDCLERFGAREHIPQKLRRRVMGNLWCLAGMQMIALERFGEAGECFRRSLAWRVSPFNRSWPLLALLPLARPAMPLLRRTGLAASFADHFSHKKRRLLKQKTEKLPPSESPARPAAPCNDEAATRTPAQPPEKRARQAQPHSGGQMKTAVIIPVFNRAGLIDRVLDHIGAQTRPPDRLIVVDDASDDGTPDAVRQWQQREQRPFKTQLLVQETNRGAPAARNRGLAQIVHSGNDCGGDCEFVYFLDSDDFPPPDFLEKTAAALAASPRAVAASTDRLMHYELKTPDGVRHVEELIHQNELAANPWQWFFTEGAGVASCTLFRAEPVRELGGFSGTLPTGHDSELFTRLANLGEWLHVPHCAVTFTGGDAHDKLYRRHKDYLRSWACIREDCLERFGAREHIPQKLRRRVMGNLWCLAGMQMIALERFGEAGECFRRSLAWRVSPFNRSWPLLALLPLARPAMPLLRRTGLAASFADHFSHKKKQLLKQRRNQQRGRQ, from the coding sequence ATGACCCGAACCGCCGTCATCATCCCCGTCTTCAACCGCGCCGGCCTGATTGGCCGCGCGCTCGACCATGTCGGCGCCCAGACCCAGCCGCCCGACCGGCTCATCGTCGTGGACGACGCCTCCGACGACGGCACGCCCGACGCCGTGCGCCAATGGCAGCAGCGCGAACAGCGCCCCTTTGAAACGCAACTGCTGGTGCAGGAGACCAACCGGGGAGCGCCGACTGCAAGAAACCGCGGCCTCGCGCAAATTGCCCGCTCCGGGAACAACCGCGGGGGCGACTGCGAGTTTGTCTATTTTCTCGACTCCGACGACTTCCCGCCGCCGGACTTTCTTGAGAAGACCGCCGCCGCGCTCGCCGCATCGCCGCGCGCGGTGGCGGCCAGCACCGACCGCCTGATGCACTACGAACTGAAAACACCGGACGGCGTGCGCCATGTGGAAGAACTCATCCACCAAAACGAACTGGCCGCAAACCCGTGGCAATGGTTTTTCACCGAAGGCGCAGGCGTCGCCTCCTGCACGCTGTTTCGCGCCGAACCCGTCAGGGAACTCGGCGGCTTCAGCGGCACACTGCCGACCGGCCACGACAGCGAATTGTTCACGCGTCTTGCCAACCTCGGCGAATGGCTGCATGTACCGCACTGCGCGGTGACTTTCACCGGCGGCGACGCCCACGACAAACTCTACCGCAGGCACAAAGACTATCTGCGAAGTTGGGCCTGCATCCGTGAAGACTGCCTGGAGCGCTTCGGCGCGCGCGAGCACATTCCGCAAAAACTGCGGCGCCGGGTGATGGGCAACTTGTGGTGCCTGGCGGGCATGCAGATGATTGCGCTGGAGCGCTTCGGCGAGGCCGGCGAATGTTTCAGACGGTCGCTGGCGTGGCGGGTGTCGCCGTTCAACCGTTCGTGGCCGTTGCTGGCGCTGCTGCCGCTGGCGCGCCCGGCGATGCCGCTGCTGCGGCGCACCGGCCTGGCCGCGTCTTTCGCCGACCATTTCAGCCACAAGAAAAGGCGGTTGCTGAAACAGAAAACCGAAAAATTGCCGCCATCGGAAAGCCCGGCCCGGCCTGCGGCGCCCTGCAACGATGAGGCGGCAACCCGGACGCCGGCGCAACCGCCGGAAAAACGCGCCCGCCAGGCGCAACCGCATTCCGGCGGGCAAATGAAAACCGCCGTCATCATCCCCGTCTTCAACCGCGCCGGCCTGATTGACCGCGTGCTCGACCACATCGGCGCGCAGACACGGCCGCCCGACCGACTCATCGTCGTGGACGACGCATCCGACGACGGCACGCCCGATGCGGTACGCCAATGGCAGCAGCGCGAACAACGCCCTTTCAAGACGCAACTGCTGGTGCAGGAGACCAACCGGGGGGCGCCTGCCGCGAGAAACCGCGGCCTCGCGCAAATTGTCCACTCCGGGAATGACTGCGGGGGCGACTGCGAGTTTGTCTATTTTCTCGACTCCGACGACTTCCCGCCGCCGGACTTTCTTGAGAAGACCGCCGCCGCGCTCGCCGCATCGCCGCGCGCGGTGGCGGCCAGCACCGACCGCCTGATGCACTACGAACTGAAAACACCGGACGGCGTGCGCCATGTGGAAGAACTCATCCACCAAAACGAACTGGCCGCAAACCCGTGGCAATGGTTTTTCACCGAAGGCGCAGGCGTCGCCTCCTGCACGCTGTTTCGCGCCGAACCCGTCAGGGAACTCGGCGGCTTCAGCGGCACACTGCCGACCGGCCACGACAGCGAATTGTTCACGCGTCTTGCCAACCTCGGCGAATGGCTGCATGTACCGCACTGCGCGGTGACTTTCACCGGCGGCGACGCCCACGACAAACTCTACCGCAGGCACAAAGACTATCTGCGAAGTTGGGCCTGCATCCGTGAAGACTGCCTGGAGCGCTTCGGCGCGCGCGAGCACATTCCGCAAAAACTGCGGCGCCGGGTGATGGGCAACTTGTGGTGCCTGGCGGGCATGCAGATGATTGCGCTGGAGCGCTTCGGCGAGGCCGGCGAATGTTTCAGACGGTCGCTGGCGTGGCGGGTGTCGCCGTTCAACCGTTCGTGGCCGTTGCTGGCGCTGCTGCCGCTGGCGCGCCCGGCGATGCCGCTGCTGCGGCGCACCGGCCTGGCCGCGTCTTTCGCCGACCATTTCAGCCACAAGAAGAAACAACTGCTGAAACAGCGGCGCAACCAACAACGAGGCCGGCAATGA
- a CDS encoding Rrf2 family transcriptional regulator: MRLTTKGRYAVTAMTDLALHQHENGGRPVSLSDIAKRQSIPPAYLGRLFACLRSHGLVESWRGPGGGYRLARSAGEISIADMIEAVDERTDNTRCRGQVNCQDNHKCLTHVLWSDLSRRIEHVLSDICLSDVVSDAQVREVAERQDAMAKNRGGAATVQWHQPC; this comes from the coding sequence ATGAGATTGACGACCAAAGGGCGCTATGCGGTCACGGCGATGACCGACCTGGCGTTGCACCAGCATGAAAACGGCGGGCGGCCCGTGTCGCTGTCCGACATCGCCAAACGCCAGAGCATTCCGCCGGCCTATCTGGGGCGGCTGTTTGCGTGCCTTCGCAGCCACGGCCTCGTTGAGAGTTGGCGCGGGCCGGGCGGCGGCTACCGGCTGGCGAGAAGCGCCGGCGAGATTTCAATCGCCGACATGATCGAGGCGGTGGACGAGCGAACCGACAACACCCGCTGCCGCGGCCAGGTCAACTGCCAGGACAACCACAAGTGCCTGACCCATGTGCTGTGGAGCGACTTGAGCCGCCGCATCGAGCATGTGCTGTCCGACATCTGCCTGTCGGATGTCGTCTCCGACGCGCAGGTGCGCGAGGTCGCCGAGCGCCAGGACGCGATGGCGAAGAACCGCGGCGGCGCGGCCACGGTGCAGTGGCACCAGCCCTGCTGA